A window of Cryptomeria japonica chromosome 3, Sugi_1.0, whole genome shotgun sequence contains these coding sequences:
- the LOC131874225 gene encoding uncharacterized protein LOC131874225, translating into MGDMSYRELSNRLAKSEEALDTLKGKYKASLAKRRELAKKMVDLNENSSSYEANMDTLVTEVEKLDDEKANLRRELEALFIRMIQELEARRTTQDKIREKEHEIFKLHQEKKMHARERIPTRVVKRYEDTIYFLVDTDTCQMEAVDPRITWVMPMGYKVEKDILVAYAEHLLAQPVDTTAKRFRTYKEKSIEVHSELSRLVISKKVRKEVEKFSEQQGFTKEAIAEAREKYEAKQARESSAPTGTSTDRQTRSTMVKEKPTKAKKEKTSKIQFKRKGKFIEPPTPKAHKVKEVSRKRKREQAKKPTVDDEEETESKDDDTKVKVAGTEEEKKDDTEDIQNEDVQMTEQQEH; encoded by the exons atgggggatatgagttatagagagttgTCTAACCGACTTGCAAAATCCGAGGAAGCCCTAGATACATTGAAAGGCAAGTATAAAgcctcacttgctaagagaagagagcttgcaAAAAAAATGGTGGATTTGAATGAAAATAGTTCTTCTTATGAAGCAAACATGGATACATTGGTTACTGAAGTTGAAAAACTGGATGATGAGAAGGCAAAcctgaggagagagttggaagccctattTATTAGGATGAttcaagagcttgaagcaaggaggacaaCTCAAGACAAGATCAGAGAAAAGGAACATGAGATATTTAAGCTGCACCAGGAG aAAAAGATGCATGCAAGAGAGAGGATACCAACACGGGTTGTTAAGAGATATGAGGATACCATCTATTTTTTGGTTGACACAGACACATGTCAGATGGAGGCAGTTGATCCTAGGATaacttgggtgatgcctatgggcTACAAAGTTGAAAAAGATATTTTGGTGGCATATGCAGAACACTTGCTAGCACAACCGGTAGATACTACTGCTAAGAGGTTTAGAACCTATAAGGAGAAATCTATTGAGGTGCATTCTGAGCTTTCCAGATTAGTAATTTctaagaaagtgagaaaggaagttgAGAAGTTTTCTGAGCAACAAGGATTTACTAAGGAGGCAATAGCAGAAgctagagaaaaatatgaagctaaaCAAGCAAGAGAATCTAGTGCTCCAACCGGTACCAGCACTGATAGACAAACAAGGAGTACAATGGTGAAGGAGAAACCTACAAAGGCAAAGAAGGAGAAAACTTCTaagatacaattcaagagaaaaggtaaaTTCATTGAGCCCCCTACACCTAAAGCACACAAGGTGAAAGAAGTTTCCAGGAAGAGGAAAAGGGAGCAAGCAAAGAAACCgacagttgatgatgaagaagaaactgaatcCAAAG ATGATGATACAAAAGTTAAGGTAGCTGGTACTGAGGAGGAAAAAAAAGATGACACTGAGGATATACAGAATGAAGATGTTCAGATGACTGAACAACAGGAACATTAA